From Quercus lobata isolate SW786 chromosome 1, ValleyOak3.0 Primary Assembly, whole genome shotgun sequence, one genomic window encodes:
- the LOC115979311 gene encoding cytochrome P450 94C1 → MGFDSLSVQSMSSTFCVLFFSFTFLFSLFSLLLFILRLKPWCNCEVCRSYLSLSWAKEFGNLCDWYTHLLRKSPTGTIHVHVLGNTITANPENVEHILKTRFDNYPKGKPFSVILGDLLGRGIFNVDGDSWKLQRKMASLELGSVSVRSYAFEIVTSEIQSRLIPLLSSFAAAGQEDKVLDLQDVFRRFSFDNICKFSFGLDPGCLQLSFPISNFAAAFDLASKLSAERAMSASPIIWKFKRFLNLGSEKKLKEAIKTINTFATEMINQRREMGFSNHKDLLSRFMASIDDDNYLRDIVISFLLAGRDTVASALTSFFYLLSQHPHVEAAIRNELERVIGSSSPHQQQVVSLEQMREMHYLNGAIYESMRLYPPIQFDSKFCQEDDILPDGTFVQKGTRVTYHPYAMGRMERVWGPDCLQFKPERWLHNGVFRPESPYKYPVFQAGLRVCLGKEMALVEMRSVVVSLVQQFDIRVADPNQAPRFAPGLTATVRGGLPVLVQHRGTH, encoded by the coding sequence atgggttttgattCATTGTCTGTGCAATCCATGTCCAGTACTTTTTGCGTTTTGTTCTTCTCTTTCACCttccttttctctttgttttctttgttgctCTTCATCTTGAGGCTTAAGCCGTGGTGTAACTGCGAGGTTTGTCGAAGTTACTTGTCGTTGAGTTGGGCTAAAGAGTTTGGCAATCTGTGTGATTGGTACACACATCTTCTCCGGAAATCGCCGACTGGGACTATTCACGTTCATGTCCTCGGCAACACTATCACGGCCAACCCAGAAAACGTTGAGCACATTCTCAAAACCAGGTTTGACAATTACCCTAAAGGCAAACCGTTCTCGGTTATTCTTGGTGACCTTTTGGGTCGCGGAATTTTCAATGTGGATGGAGATTCTTGGAAGTTACAGCGCAAAATGGCGAGTCTTGAACTCGGAAGCGTCTCTGTTCGATCCTATGCGTTCGAGATTGTCACTTCCGAGATCCAATCCAGACTCATTCCACTCTTGTCATCGTTTGCTGCTGCTGGTCAAGAAGACAAAGTCTTGGACTTGCAAGACGTGTTTCGCCGCTTCTCTTTCGACAATATTTGTAAGTTTTCCTTTGGATTAGACCCAGGTTGTCTTCAATTATCGTTTCCTATATCGAATTTCGCAGCAGCATTCGACCTCGCGTCGAAATTGTCAGCGGAGCGAGCCATGTCTGCCTCACCAATAATCTGGAAGTTCAAAAGGTTTCTCAATTTGGGCTCAGAGAAGAAGCTCAAAGAAGCCATCAAAACGATCAACACCTTCGCTACAGAGATGATAAATCAACGCCGGGAAATGGGGTTTTCGAATCACAAAGACTTGCTATCAAGATTCATGGCCTCCATCGACGACGATAACTATCTCCGCGACATTGTCATTAGCTTCTTATTAGCTGGGCGTGACACAGTGGCTTCGGCATTAACGAGTTTCTTCTATTTATTATCACAGCACCCACATGTTGAGGCAGCGATTCGGAACGAGTTGGAGCGAGTCATTGGGTCATCGAGTCCTCATCAGCAACAAGTTGTGAGCTTAGAGCAAATGCGTGAAATGCATTACCTAAACGGTGCTATATATGAAAGCATGAGGCTGTACCCACCAATTCAATTTGACTCCAAGTTTTGCCAAGAGGATGATATATTACCCGATGGTACTTTTGTACAAAAGGGCACAAGGGTTACGTACCACCCTTATGCAATGGGTCGGATGGAGCGGGTTTGGGGTCCGGATTGTCTCCAATTCAAACCCGAAAGGTGGCTACACAATGGGGTTTTCCGACCCGAAAGCCCGTATAAGTACCCAGTTTTTCAGGCTGggcttagggtttgtttgggcAAGGAAATGGCTCTTGTGGAGATGAGAAGTGTGGTGGTTTCTCTAGTTCAACAATTTGATATTCGGGTTGCTGATCCAAATCAGGCTCCGAGGTTCGCTCCGGGTCTCACTGCCACTGTTAGAGGCGGCCTACCAGTTCTAGTTCAACATAGGGGGACTCATTAA